In Aestuariibaculum lutulentum, one DNA window encodes the following:
- a CDS encoding M1 family metallopeptidase — protein sequence MVRFKYYFLSVFFVSTAAFAQNQEKQEVKKGHTNTNKFRQLYDEFSTPNMYRAASGAPGTAYYQQQADYKMDIVLDDKNQKISGYETVTYTNNSPDDLKYLWVQLDQNMRAKDSKSPLIEGSGVSDVLRPSQFVSNFMKEPFDGGFNIQEVSDTSGKPLTYMINRTMMRIELPEVLKSGGKFSFNVKWWYNINDHVDGRGRSGYEYFPKDGNRTYIIAQFFPRMAVYNDVEGWQNTQFWGREEFALPFGDYEVNITVPSDHILDGTGRLTNRKEVFSKKMMERYEQAQKSYDKPVVIVTQEEAAAKEGQFAETTKTWKLKAENVRDFAFATSRKYIWDMMAVKIGDRDVMAVSLYAKEGNPLWGDWSTKVVASTLESYSRMTFDYPYHKAISVHAKEQGMEYPMICWNYGRPNADGTYSDRTKYGMMGVIIHEVGHNFFPMIVNSDERQWTWMDEGLNTFVQYVAEQDFGKKHPEALSVGHDNFPSDRGPAKMIVPYMGGDQNFIAPIMSKGINVYQFGNNAYGKPATALNILRETVMGPELFDYAFREYAQRWMFKHPTPEDFFRTMEDASAFDLDWYWRGWFYTTDWVDIGIKDVKKYFVSSKPNKYIKDYLAKSGGSVNNLVPLVFMVEEGSEDYSEDLKEGSLVDNSTSLKEYLMDNFTPEERKNIKEPKYFYNITFEKPGGLVMPIIAKYTYADGTSETITYPAQIWRLNDNEVSKAIASDKEIVSIEIDPKEETADVDTTNNIWPKQEVKSEFDQFKQKIKS from the coding sequence ATGGTGAGATTTAAGTATTATTTTCTATCCGTATTTTTTGTTTCTACAGCGGCTTTTGCCCAAAATCAAGAAAAACAGGAGGTTAAAAAAGGCCATACAAATACCAATAAGTTCAGGCAATTGTATGATGAGTTTTCAACTCCTAATATGTACAGAGCGGCATCTGGAGCTCCAGGAACAGCTTATTACCAACAACAGGCAGACTATAAAATGGATATCGTTTTAGACGATAAAAACCAAAAAATTTCAGGATACGAAACGGTTACTTATACAAACAATTCACCAGATGATTTAAAATATTTATGGGTTCAGTTAGACCAGAACATGAGAGCTAAGGATTCTAAATCGCCGCTTATTGAAGGTTCTGGAGTATCTGATGTATTGCGCCCGTCTCAGTTTGTATCTAACTTTATGAAAGAACCTTTTGATGGAGGTTTTAATATTCAGGAAGTTTCAGATACCAGTGGAAAACCGTTAACGTATATGATTAACAGAACCATGATGCGTATTGAGTTGCCTGAAGTTTTAAAATCGGGTGGTAAATTCTCCTTTAACGTAAAATGGTGGTATAATATTAATGATCATGTTGATGGTCGTGGCCGTTCTGGATATGAGTATTTCCCAAAAGATGGTAACAGAACTTATATTATTGCCCAGTTCTTCCCAAGAATGGCAGTTTATAACGATGTTGAAGGATGGCAAAATACACAATTCTGGGGGCGTGAAGAGTTTGCTTTACCCTTCGGTGATTACGAAGTAAACATTACGGTGCCTTCTGATCATATTTTGGATGGTACCGGTCGATTAACAAATCGTAAGGAGGTATTCTCTAAAAAAATGATGGAGCGTTACGAGCAGGCTCAAAAATCGTACGACAAACCTGTGGTTATTGTAACTCAGGAGGAGGCTGCCGCAAAAGAAGGTCAGTTTGCTGAAACAACAAAAACCTGGAAATTAAAAGCAGAAAATGTTCGTGATTTCGCTTTCGCTACGTCAAGAAAGTATATTTGGGATATGATGGCTGTTAAAATCGGAGATCGCGATGTTATGGCAGTATCATTATATGCTAAAGAAGGTAATCCGTTATGGGGAGACTGGTCAACAAAAGTGGTGGCAAGTACTTTAGAGTCTTATTCAAGAATGACTTTCGATTACCCATATCACAAAGCCATTTCGGTGCATGCTAAAGAGCAGGGGATGGAATACCCAATGATTTGTTGGAATTATGGTCGTCCTAATGCAGATGGTACCTATAGCGATCGTACAAAGTATGGTATGATGGGGGTTATTATTCACGAAGTTGGACATAATTTCTTCCCAATGATTGTAAACAGCGACGAGCGTCAATGGACATGGATGGACGAAGGGTTAAATACTTTTGTACAGTATGTAGCCGAACAGGATTTCGGAAAAAAACACCCGGAAGCGTTATCGGTAGGTCATGACAATTTCCCATCAGATCGCGGACCAGCAAAAATGATAGTACCTTACATGGGTGGTGATCAAAATTTCATAGCGCCAATTATGAGTAAAGGAATAAACGTATACCAGTTTGGTAACAACGCTTATGGTAAACCGGCTACAGCATTAAATATTTTAAGAGAAACGGTAATGGGACCAGAACTTTTTGACTATGCGTTTAGAGAATACGCGCAACGTTGGATGTTTAAACACCCAACGCCTGAAGATTTCTTCAGAACCATGGAAGATGCTTCGGCATTCGATTTAGACTGGTACTGGAGAGGGTGGTTCTACACTACAGATTGGGTTGACATAGGTATTAAAGATGTTAAAAAATACTTTGTGTCTTCTAAGCCTAACAAATACATAAAAGACTATTTGGCAAAATCAGGAGGCTCGGTTAATAACTTAGTGCCTCTAGTATTCATGGTTGAAGAAGGTAGCGAAGATTATTCAGAAGATTTAAAAGAAGGTAGTTTAGTTGATAATTCAACATCGCTTAAAGAGTATTTAATGGACAACTTTACACCTGAAGAACGTAAAAATATTAAAGAACCTAAGTACTTCTACAATATTACTTTTGAAAAACCAGGAGGATTAGTAATGCCAATTATTGCTAAATATACCTATGCTGATGGAACTTCAGAAACAATAACTTATCCGGCACAAATCTGGAGATTAAACGATAACGAAGTAAGTAAAGCCATTGCTTCAGATAAAGAAATTGTAAGTATCGAAATCGACCCGAAAGAGGAAACTGCCGATGTCGATACCACAAACAACATCTGGCCTAAGCAGGAAGTTAAAAGTGAATTCGATCAGTTTAAACAAAAGATAAAATCATAA
- a CDS encoding Sec-independent protein translocase subunit TatA/TatB has product MILQTTFLFISGAEIAFILFIAIMVFGADKLPEIARGLGKGMRTIKNATNDIKHEITKSAESNGIDTSFVSDIKKEINSVKDDVEDFAGSVKRKM; this is encoded by the coding sequence GTGATACTACAAACAACATTTTTATTCATTAGCGGGGCCGAGATAGCATTCATCCTATTTATTGCTATCATGGTGTTTGGAGCTGATAAGCTCCCGGAGATTGCTCGTGGTTTAGGTAAAGGTATGCGCACCATTAAAAATGCAACCAACGACATAAAACACGAAATCACCAAAAGTGCTGAAAGTAACGGCATCGATACCAGCTTTGTATCCGATATTAAAAAGGAAATAAACAGTGTTAAAGACGATGTTGAAGACTTTGCAGGTTCGGTAAAACGTAAAATGTAA
- a CDS encoding DUF6702 family protein yields the protein MKLFKISLLVFALSFLSFATVHKYYISVTQIDYVEEKQSVQIISRIFIDDFEKLLRERYDENITLAGKNESESVDAYMEKYLKEKLMIKINGKPVNVQFIGKAYDVDIAKCYLEIEKVKYIENIEITNEVLFDVFEEQQNIVKTNINSKQKSVILFPQKASVLLKFN from the coding sequence ATGAAATTATTTAAAATATCACTTCTTGTTTTCGCCCTGTCATTTTTGTCATTTGCGACGGTTCATAAATACTATATAAGTGTTACTCAGATAGATTATGTAGAAGAAAAGCAGTCGGTACAGATTATTTCCAGAATATTTATTGACGATTTCGAAAAGTTGTTAAGAGAGCGTTACGATGAGAATATTACGCTGGCAGGTAAAAATGAATCGGAATCGGTTGATGCTTATATGGAAAAATATTTGAAGGAAAAGCTAATGATTAAAATTAACGGGAAACCTGTTAATGTTCAATTTATTGGAAAAGCTTACGATGTTGATATTGCCAAGTGTTATCTGGAAATTGAAAAGGTAAAGTACATAGAAAACATAGAAATTACTAACGAAGTGTTATTCGATGTCTTTGAAGAACAGCAGAATATCGTTAAAACAAATATCAATTCGAAACAGAAAAGCGTCATACTATTTCCACAAAAGGCAAGTGTACTGTTAAAATTTAACTAA
- a CDS encoding GNAT family N-acetyltransferase, whose protein sequence is MTKQHPYDIKIISAPETFPVRHPVLRPGKPIETCNFDGDNLETTFHLGIYNNNQLLGVVSYFKSSTNLLSEALQYQLRGMAVLDTFQGKGLGNLLVAYGDTLLKEKKIQVVWCNAREVAKTFYKKNNFKVIGEPFNISDIGLHYVMYKSLK, encoded by the coding sequence ATGACGAAGCAACACCCATACGATATAAAAATAATAAGTGCCCCTGAAACATTTCCTGTTAGACATCCTGTTTTAAGACCTGGCAAACCCATAGAAACCTGTAATTTTGATGGCGATAATTTGGAAACCACATTTCATTTAGGCATTTATAACAACAATCAACTTCTCGGGGTGGTGTCCTATTTTAAAAGCTCCACTAATTTATTATCAGAAGCATTGCAGTATCAACTTAGAGGCATGGCCGTTTTAGATACTTTTCAAGGAAAAGGACTCGGTAATTTATTAGTAGCCTACGGTGACACATTATTAAAAGAAAAGAAAATTCAAGTCGTTTGGTGCAACGCCCGCGAGGTAGCAAAGACATTTTACAAGAAAAACAATTTCAAAGTTATTGGTGAGCCATTCAATATTTCAGATATCGGCTTACACTATGTTATGTACAAATCTTTAAAATAA
- a CDS encoding O-methyltransferase, with the protein MYFLPEDLDDYVVAHSENEPELLQQLTRETYQKILQPIMLSGPYQGRVLSMISKLVRPKNILELGTFTGYATLCLAEGVQKDGEVHTIDVNEELVDFQRKYFDKSEYGHQIVQHLGSAIDIIPDLDKTFDLVFIDADKPNYVNYFHLIIDKLNPGGIIISDNVLWHGKVVEPLDPKDHSTKIVLEYNTLLKEDPRVETVLLPIRDGLTISRKK; encoded by the coding sequence ATGTATTTTTTACCTGAAGATTTAGACGATTATGTAGTTGCCCATTCTGAAAACGAACCTGAATTATTGCAGCAGTTAACACGTGAAACCTACCAAAAAATATTGCAGCCCATTATGCTTAGCGGTCCGTATCAAGGCCGTGTACTAAGTATGATTTCTAAGTTGGTACGCCCTAAAAACATATTGGAATTAGGGACTTTTACAGGGTATGCGACGCTTTGTCTGGCAGAAGGTGTTCAAAAAGATGGTGAAGTACATACCATTGATGTGAATGAAGAACTGGTCGATTTTCAGCGTAAATATTTTGATAAATCGGAATACGGTCATCAAATAGTTCAGCATTTAGGTAGTGCGATAGATATTATTCCTGACCTTGATAAAACCTTCGATTTGGTTTTTATCGATGCCGATAAACCGAATTATGTGAATTACTTTCACTTAATTATTGACAAATTAAATCCGGGTGGGATTATCATTTCCGATAACGTATTGTGGCATGGTAAAGTGGTAGAACCTTTAGACCCCAAAGACCATTCGACCAAAATTGTTTTAGAGTACAATACCTTATTAAAGGAAGACCCAAGAGTTGAAACGGTATTATTACCTATTCGTGATGGCTTAACGATTAGCAGGAAGAAATAG
- a CDS encoding amidohydrolase family protein, with the protein MEQRKLRINGHSHLLPYPEEIPDFMREKGIFWVDKDRKFMLQKDWKRPVTDSSFFLHEKLEWMERYKIDHAVVLNLSQLYGNGLRVEEMKQALRFQNDFNARIQHQYPSKFTCGFVVHPGFVRSACWEIERCVEENGMGLLCLPTHYMDTIGTWRCIFDEENEPIFELANKYNLAVEIHPYDGEKFIKLENTSWRFHLIWMLAQCADAYHFLTLNGYQEKYPNMRTCFAHGGQLAQINLGRRIQGFDGRPDLFEGKHHPRKAVGHKNIFFDTLVHDTGSLELLIKNQGVKQVLMGLDDPYPLGEMESIKQSSYPGKILDLAMERKIINENDRDAIWQNNVIQWLHGDDEVAKQKLVDRILG; encoded by the coding sequence ATGGAACAACGTAAACTTCGAATTAACGGACACTCACACCTTTTGCCCTACCCTGAAGAAATTCCAGATTTTATGCGTGAAAAAGGCATTTTTTGGGTGGATAAAGACCGAAAATTTATGCTACAAAAAGATTGGAAACGTCCGGTTACGGATTCCAGTTTCTTTCTTCATGAAAAACTGGAATGGATGGAGCGTTACAAAATTGACCATGCGGTAGTTTTAAACCTTTCTCAGCTTTATGGCAATGGTTTACGTGTTGAAGAAATGAAACAAGCCTTACGTTTCCAAAACGACTTTAATGCCCGTATTCAACACCAGTACCCTAGTAAATTTACCTGCGGATTTGTGGTACACCCAGGCTTTGTTCGTAGTGCCTGCTGGGAAATTGAGCGTTGTGTAGAAGAAAACGGTATGGGTCTGCTATGTTTACCAACGCACTATATGGACACCATTGGTACCTGGCGTTGTATTTTTGATGAAGAAAACGAACCCATTTTTGAACTGGCTAACAAATACAATCTTGCTGTAGAAATTCACCCCTACGACGGTGAAAAATTTATAAAACTGGAAAATACCTCCTGGCGCTTTCACCTCATCTGGATGTTGGCACAATGTGCCGATGCTTATCATTTTTTAACCTTAAACGGTTATCAGGAAAAATACCCCAATATGCGCACGTGTTTTGCGCATGGGGGACAATTAGCACAAATTAATTTAGGTCGTCGTATTCAAGGGTTTGATGGACGTCCTGATCTGTTTGAAGGCAAACACCACCCGCGAAAAGCTGTGGGACATAAAAACATCTTTTTCGACACGCTGGTACACGATACCGGTTCTTTAGAATTATTGATAAAAAACCAAGGCGTTAAACAGGTGTTGATGGGCTTAGATGACCCTTATCCGCTAGGTGAAATGGAAAGCATTAAACAATCCTCCTACCCTGGTAAAATTTTAGATTTGGCTATGGAGCGTAAAATCATTAACGAAAACGACCGTGATGCCATCTGGCAAAATAACGTGATTCAATGGCTACATGGTGATGATGAAGTGGCGAAACAAAAATTAGTGGATAGAATATTAGGATAA
- a CDS encoding SDR family oxidoreductase produces MNLNLKNKYALVCGSTAGIGKATAIALAEEGAIVTLVARNRDKLKQVLTELPNSDKHDFIVADFSNPRDLQEQVIKYVEKHHGFHILINNTGGPRSGEIISASLDEFDNAFIQHLKCNHVLAQSTIPFMKDEGFGRIVNIISTSVKEPIPGLGVSNTIRGAVGNWSKTLATEVAASGITVNNVLPGFTETERLNEIIQIKAKNEGRTVEDMAEIMKNYTPAKRFAQPEETANAIVFLASEAASYINGINIPVDGGRTKSL; encoded by the coding sequence ATGAATTTAAACTTAAAAAACAAATACGCTTTAGTTTGCGGAAGTACCGCCGGAATTGGTAAAGCTACCGCTATTGCTTTAGCCGAAGAAGGTGCTATAGTAACCCTAGTGGCCCGAAACCGTGACAAATTAAAACAAGTACTTACCGAATTACCCAATAGCGACAAACATGATTTTATTGTAGCCGATTTCTCTAACCCAAGAGACTTACAGGAACAAGTGATTAAGTATGTTGAAAAACACCACGGATTTCATATTCTAATTAACAACACAGGAGGACCTCGAAGTGGCGAAATTATTAGCGCCAGTCTCGATGAATTCGATAATGCCTTTATTCAGCATTTAAAATGCAATCATGTGCTGGCGCAGTCTACCATTCCGTTTATGAAAGATGAAGGGTTTGGGAGAATTGTGAATATCATTTCTACATCGGTTAAAGAACCTATCCCCGGACTTGGCGTAAGTAACACCATTCGAGGTGCTGTGGGAAACTGGAGTAAAACACTGGCTACCGAAGTTGCTGCCTCTGGCATCACGGTAAACAATGTACTACCCGGTTTTACCGAAACCGAACGTCTAAACGAAATTATACAAATAAAAGCTAAAAATGAAGGTCGTACCGTGGAAGACATGGCAGAAATAATGAAAAACTACACGCCAGCCAAACGTTTCGCCCAGCCAGAAGAAACGGCTAATGCCATTGTATTCCTGGCAAGCGAAGCGGCTAGTTACATAAACGGAATTAACATTCCTGTTGATGGCGGACGCACAAAAAGTTTGTAA
- the pepE gene encoding dipeptidase PepE: MKNIIIASTSTIHGSGYLDYILEELNTFFKEAETILFIPYARPGGISHDEYTNIVKTAFTKINKTVKGIHEFENPVEAIANAEAIFTGGGNTFVLTDMLHRNHLIEAIQNVVKNGTPYLGTSAGSNICGLTIRTTNDMPIVYPPSFNALALVPFNINPHYLDPDTNSKHMGETRETRIKEFHGFNPQPVVGLREGSWLRVSGDSIVLKGHLTARIFEKGKSPCEVEPETELNTLK; the protein is encoded by the coding sequence ATGAAAAATATAATTATTGCCAGTACCTCAACCATACATGGCAGCGGATATTTAGACTACATATTAGAAGAATTAAACACTTTTTTTAAAGAAGCTGAAACCATATTGTTTATCCCATACGCAAGACCAGGAGGTATTTCGCATGATGAATATACAAACATTGTAAAAACAGCCTTTACCAAAATTAATAAAACAGTTAAAGGCATTCATGAATTTGAAAATCCGGTTGAAGCTATAGCCAATGCAGAAGCTATTTTTACCGGAGGTGGCAATACTTTTGTTTTGACCGATATGCTTCACAGAAACCACTTAATTGAAGCTATACAAAACGTTGTAAAAAACGGAACACCTTATTTAGGCACGAGTGCCGGCAGTAACATTTGTGGATTAACCATTAGAACAACCAACGATATGCCTATTGTTTACCCACCAAGTTTTAACGCCTTAGCTTTGGTTCCCTTTAACATTAACCCACATTACTTAGACCCGGACACCAATAGTAAACATATGGGTGAAACCAGAGAAACACGAATTAAAGAATTCCACGGTTTTAACCCACAACCTGTAGTTGGTTTACGCGAAGGCAGTTGGCTACGAGTTTCTGGAGATTCTATTGTTTTAAAAGGACATTTAACCGCTCGAATTTTTGAAAAAGGAAAATCTCCTTGCGAAGTAGAACCTGAAACCGAATTAAATACCCTGAAATAA
- a CDS encoding 3-hydroxyanthranilate 3,4-dioxygenase gives MSKLVSPLNFKSWIEENRHLLKPPVGNKVVWKDGDFIVMVVGGPNSRKDYHYNETPEFFYQVEGDIVLKIIDNGEPKDVHIKEGDIYLLPPKVPHSPQRGANTVGLVIEYKRPEGMKDALLWFCESCTTKLYEEDFTLDNIETDMPKIFDTYYSDLDKRTCPNCGATMQPPKKVKIED, from the coding sequence ATGAGTAAATTAGTTTCTCCTTTAAATTTTAAATCCTGGATTGAAGAAAACCGTCATCTTTTAAAACCACCGGTAGGCAATAAAGTGGTATGGAAAGACGGCGATTTTATTGTCATGGTGGTTGGCGGACCTAACAGCAGAAAAGACTACCATTATAACGAAACACCGGAATTTTTTTATCAGGTGGAAGGCGATATTGTTTTAAAAATTATTGATAATGGCGAACCTAAAGATGTTCATATTAAGGAAGGAGATATTTATTTATTGCCACCAAAAGTTCCGCATTCTCCGCAACGTGGCGCGAATACCGTTGGCTTAGTGATTGAATACAAACGTCCTGAAGGCATGAAAGATGCACTGCTTTGGTTTTGCGAATCCTGTACCACAAAATTGTACGAAGAAGATTTTACTTTAGATAATATTGAAACCGATATGCCTAAAATTTTCGACACCTATTACAGTGACCTCGACAAGCGTACCTGTCCGAATTGTGGTGCCACAATGCAACCACCAAAAAAAGTAAAGATTGAAGATTAA